The following proteins are encoded in a genomic region of Pyxicephalus adspersus chromosome 9, UCB_Pads_2.0, whole genome shotgun sequence:
- the FJX1 gene encoding four-jointed box protein 1 — MRTALALVTSGVLLVVGGVFWLKKDPHPIEQPGHLYQRPPRALRLPELYPQTPPVTEGQSGTLSSGNPKNRTQPSLPLEQGIYWPPALERALPQGFTDEYSQHWQQFARNASVVTLERGCGRSTNRLATLSDGSKACIRYGINPEQIQGEVLSFYLSRLLGLPAVPPCVLSKVGSMQWAPVLAELGGTGWVPGSLVTITPWLHNLSSVLPPLALRAEDGKLRPLLEELHSGHTGMVELAQWGDLILFDYLTANFDRLVSNLFSLQWDPRVMLRGTNNLHRSPDGTLVLLDNEAGLAHGYRVRDTWDKYNKDLLDTVCLFRSGVVRKLRELYFGQRSAEELHSLYLAAEPLAAELGLLTESEAQILQDRVGLLYRHIQSCQDTYS, encoded by the coding sequence ATGAGGACTGCCCTGGCACTGGTTACTTCTGGGGTTCTCTTGGTGGTAGGGGGTGTCTTCTGGCTAAAGAAAGACCCTCATCCTATTGAGCAGCCTGGGCACCTCTATCAAAGACCCCCCAGGGCACTACGCCTGCCAGAGCTGTACCCACAGACTCCACCAGTCACTGAGGGACAATCTGGTACCCTATCTTCAGGAAACCCAAAGAACCGAACACAACCCAGCTTGCCCCTGGAGCAGGGCATCTACTGGCCACCAGCACTGGAGAGGGCATTGCCTCAAGGCTTCACAGATGAATACTCCCAACATTGGCAGCAATTTGCCCGCAATGCCAGCGTGGTGACCCTGGAGAGAGGCTGTGGGCGCAGCACCAACCGACTGGCAACCTTATCAGATGGCAGCAAAGCCTGCATACGGTATGGCATCAACCCAGAGCAGATCCAGGGTGAAGTCCTCTCCTTCTATTTGTCTCGCTTGCTAGGGCTGCCAGCTGTGCCACCCTGCGTTCTCTCCAAAGTGGGCAGCATGCAATGGGCACCGGTGCTGGCTGAGTTAGGGGGCACTGGCTGGGTACCAGGATCCCTGGTCACCATCACCCCCTGGCTGCACAATCTCAGTTCGGTCCTGCCACCCCTTGCCCTGCGCGCTGAGGATGGCAAACTGCGCCCTTTGCTGGAAGAATTGCACTCTGGGCACACTGGCATGGTGGAGTTGGCACAATGGGGCGATTTGATCCTCTTTGACTACCTGACCGCCAACTTTGACAGGCTGGTGAGTAATCTTTTCAGCCTTCAATGGGACCCTCGGGTCATGCTGCGTGGCACTAATAACCTCCATCGGTCCCCAGATGGCACCTTGGTATTGTTGGATAATGAGGCCGGGCTGGCACATGGGTATAGGGTTCGGGACACATGGGACAAGTACAACAAGGACCTATTGGATACAGTGTGCCTGTTCCGCAGTGGCGTGGTGCGGAAATTGCGGGAGTTGTACTTTGGGCAGCGCTCCGCGGAGGAGTTGCACTCGCTGTACTTAGCTGCGGAGCCGCTGGCCGCGGAACTCGGATTATTAACTGAATCAGAAGCACAGATCTTACAAGACAGAGTGGGACTTCTATACAGACACATACAGAGCTGCCAGGACACCTACAGCTGA